The sequence CCATCCCGCGCCACATGCACAAATGGTGGTTCTGCCTGGGGGGGACCCCGCTCTACCTTTTCGTCATCCAGATCCTGAGCGGAATCGCCCTTGCCATCTACTATGTCCCCGAGCCCGGAGCGGCCTTCGAGTCGGTTCGCTACATCACCCGAGAAGCCCCCTTCGGCTGGTGGGTGCGGGGGGTTCACCGCTGGTCGGCCGAGTTGATGGTTGTGTCGGTGATTCTCCACATGATCCGGGTGTTCTTCACCGGCGCCTACCGCCGGCCCCGCGAGCTGAACTGGTTCATCGGCATGGGGCTCCTCGTCGCTGTTCTTACGTTCGGATTTTCGGGTTACTCGCTCGTCTACAACCAGCTCTCCTACTGGGCCACCGTGGTGGGTGCCAACATCACCTCGGCCGTGCCGCTGGTCGGAGAATTTGCGGGGGGCTTTCTCCGCGGCGGGCCCGAGATCACCGCCAACACCCTCACGCGCATGTATATCCTCCATATCGTGGTGTTGCCGGTGGCGACCATCGCCCTGATCGCGTTCCACCTGTTCCTGCTCCGCCTGCACGGCGTCAGCGAGCAGGAAGAGGGGGCGAAGGAAGGCGCCGGAGAAGAATCTGGGCGATTCTTCCCATTTTACCCCGATCATCTCATGACCGAGCTGACCGTCGGTCTATTCCTGATCTTTCTCATCAGCCAGCTGGCCATCATTTTCCCGGTCGGTCTCGGCGAGCCGGCCAACCCCGCTGTTACGCCTGCGCACATCAAGCCCGAATGGTATTTCTACCCGGTCTTCAGGTATCTCAAGTTCTTCTCCTTCAAGGTCGGGATTGTCAGCGTCGTATTTTTCGCGGCAGGCATGTTCGCTTGGCCCTGGATTGACGCCGCGATCGAGCGGCGCCTGCCGGGGCGGAACGTGAGCTTCTACTTCGGAATCGCCGCCGCCGTGACGATGATCATGCTCATCCTGATGGAAGGACTCTCGGGACGGGTGGCTTTCTTCACTCTGTTTTTCGCGATTGCCGTTGCCGTGGTTATCGCATTGTTTATATTGAAGGGCCTATTGAAACAGTGAACGGAGGAATCTTCTTGTGAATTTACGGGCCAAGCAGGTGGCGGTGGCGGTGATCAGCCTCTTTTTCCTGGGTTCGCTAATCACCGTGGGATATATCGAGAGCGAGCGCCTTCTCCCCGAGAAAAAGGCGAAACCGGCGGTCACGAAAAAGAACCTGAGCTGCATGAATTGCCACGCCGAAAAATCCCCGGCCGTCGTCGCCCAGTGGAAGGACAGCCGCCACGCCGCCCTCGGCGTCGGGTGCATGGACTGCCACGAGGCCAAAAAGGGTGATCCCGACGCCTGGGAGCACGAAGAGGCGCTCATGGCTATCATCCCCACCCCGAAGGACTGCGCCCGCTGCCATGAGCAGCAAGCCGAGGAATTCGCCGCAAGCGCCCACGCCAAGGCCACCGAGAACGTCGCCCCCCTCGGCAGTTTTCGCGGCGCGGCCGCCGGGGAGGGTTCCGAGGCGATCGGGGGCTGCCAGAAGTGCCACGGAAATACGGTGAAGGTTCTCAAGGGCGGAACGCTCGATCCCGCCACCTGGCCCAACGCCGGCGTGGGCCGGACCAATCCCGACGGCAGCAAGGGCTCGTGCAACGTCTGCCACGCGCGCCATCAGTTTGCTCCCGCCCAGGCCCGCCAGCCCGAGGCCTGCGCCAAGTGTCACATCGGCCCGGAGCATCCCCAGATCGAGTCCTACGGCGAATCGAAACACGGGCTCCTGGTCCGCTCGCGCATCGACGAGATGAACCTGGCCAGCACTGAGTGGATCGCCGGCAAGAACTACAGTGCCGCGCCCACCTGCGCGACCTGCCATATGAGCGCGACCAAGAGCCTGCCCGTCACCCACGACGTAGGGGAGCGGGTGGCCCGGGCCCTTGGGCCGATCGTCTCCAAAAAGCGCGAGAACGGAGAGAGAAAGCGCAAGAACATGATGAGCGCGTGCAACGCTTGCCACGGGCCCGAATACACGAAAGCCTACTTCGCCCAGTCCGACAAGATCCTCGATCGCTACAACGAAAAATTCGCCGGCCCGGCAGAGAAAATCATGGAGGCGCTGAGGCGCGAGGGGAAGCTCACGCCCGTGCTCTTCGACGAGAAGATCGAGTGGGTCTTCTTCGAGCTTTGGCACCACGAGGGTCGCCGCGCACGGAAGATCGCCCATCTTTTCAAATACAAGTTCCTCCCCGAGGCCGAGAGACTTTCCCCGGGGATCGCGGGGCGTTTCGTGAAAGGGCCATAAGCGAAACGCCGCCGAGCGATCCGGGGTGTTGCTACATGATTTTTTTGGGGAGAGAATAGCCGCCGGAAGAACCCTAGCGGATTCCTTTGCTTTTTTTCTACGTCGAGACATTCCCGGAAATGGAAAATTTCTCCCATACTGTGCTGATCGTCGAAGACAATTCGCAGCTTCGCGAGATGTTTTGCGAAGTGTTCGAGGGGCACTCCTGCCGACCGCTCCCGGCCAAAAACTTCAATGAAGCCAAAGAACTCCTGGGAAGCCAAAGGGTGGATTTGGCGGTCATCGATTACTGGCTGCCCGACGGGAACGGCGTGGATCTGGTCCGGCACATCAAAAAGGCGCAGCCGAACGCCCAAATTCTCTTCGTGACGGCGACCAGCTCGGACAAACTCGAACTCGACGGCCTTCGGAACGAGGTGTTTGCCTTTCTCCCCAAGCCCGCTGATGTGAAAATTTTGTGGTCGAATGCACGGCGGGCGCTGAGCCTGGGGCATCTCTCGCAGGAGAACAAGGCGCTTCAGGGCGATGTCCAGCAGTACTACCGCGAACTGGATTTCGGTCGGCGCGAACTCGATGCCGTCAAGCAAATCGCCGCGCTCACCAGCGACACAGAAGATTTCCGATTGCACGTACCCGAAGCCCTGGCCATTCTGCAGGGCGCCGTCGGCGAGGGGGCGGCGCTGACCTTCCACGCGGCGTTTCGCTCGGAAAACAGCCTGGTACTTTCCCAGTGTTGCGGAATCTCGGCCGAGGAAGAAGAGGCTTTGTCCGCGCTCGATTTCGACGGCGGCCTGGTCGGAAAAGCAGGCAGCAGCCGGAAGATGGTGGCCGCCGAGGATTTCGGCGGCCTCCCCCTTGGGTTGCGTCCCCACTCGGATGAACCCGTCGCACCCGCTTCCTTCAAGAAGGCGGTTATTTATCCGGTAGGGCTGCGGAACCGGATTCTGGGTGTTCTGCTGATGCTGTTCCGGGATGAGGGCACTTTTCTCGAGGAGGAACTCGCCCTCTACGGTTCGCTGGGCCGTCTTTTCAGCATCTCGATGGAAAACTCATTTTTGAACGAACGGGCGATGATTGACGGGCTGACCACCCTCTACAACCGCGGATATTTCGACGAGCGGTTTGCGGAAGAGTTGAGCCGCGCCCAAAGACATGGGCACGAGGTGACGCTGTGTCTGGCGGACCTGGACAATTTCAAGGCCATCAACGATACCTACGGGCATCTCGTGGGCGATCGCGTGCTGCACGAGGTGGCGCGCTGCTTCAAGGTGCAGTTGCGGACATCGGACTTTGCTGCACGCTATGGGGGAGAGGAATTCGTGCTCATCCTTGCGGAAACCTCCCTTGAGGGCGGCGCCCTGGCGGCGGAGAAAATCCGCAAAGCCATCACAGATATGGTGTTCGAGGTCAGCCCGGACCCCGACGAGGATCTGCTTCAGATCACCTGCAGCTTCGGGATTTCGGCATATCCCGTGCACGGGGGCACGCAGGAGAATGTGATTCATCAGGCGGACCGGGCGCTCTATCGGGCTAAGGCCGAGGGTGGAAACAAGGTGGTCTCCGCCTGAGCGGCCCTTCGGCGTTTTTGCGGGGAAGGGATGATGCAGGAGCGCAAGATACGGATTCTGGTGGCCAAGCCGGGGCTCGACGGTCATGATCGCGGCGCCAAGGTGGTGGCCCGCGCCCTGCGGGATGGGGGCATGGAGGTGATCTACACCGGCCTTCGCCAGACGCCGGCGCAGATTGTCTCGGCCGCCCTGCAGGAAGACGTGGACGCGATCGGCCTATCGGTCCTCTCCGGGGCGCACCGCCATTTGTTTGTCCAGGTCCGCGAACTTCTCCGCAAGGAGGGGATGGATGATGTCATCCTTTTCGGCGGCGGAATCATCCCCAATGAGGATATCGGCGATCTGAAAAAAGAAGGGGTGGACGCCATTTTCACGCCCGGCACCTCGCTGGAAACGATCGTCGCCTATGTACGGGAAGCTGTCGGTAAAAAATGGGCAAGTGAAAACGCATGATATGTGACAAGGCCGGAAGAGGAGGCGCCCTTCTCCTCTTTGTGCTGCTCGCCGCCGGGTGTTCGGTTTCAGAAAAGGCGGAGAAACCGGCCTCTCCTGAAGCGCCTTCAAAGCCGGCGCCCGAGTCCCCATCCCAGGCCCTTTCGCTCTACAACCGGGCGATTGAGGAGGTGCGCGCCGGCCGCCTCGGCGCGGCCGTCCCCCTTTTGCAAGGCACCCTGCGGGCGCAGCCTGATCTTTATCTCGCGCACTTGGCCCTCGGGGACATCTACCGGAAGCAGGGGAAGCGAAAAGAGGCACGCCTGGCCTACCGCCGCGTGCTCGCCCTCAAGCCCGATCATCCCGAAAGCCATGTCGCCTTGGGACAGCTGGCCGAGACGGCCCGCAGTCAGGAACTCGCCCTCCACCACTATGAGAAAGCGGTTCGTGCCCGGCCCGAATTTTTCCTGGCGCGGTTTCGCCTGGGCGTTCTCCGGTTTCACCGGAAGCAATACGCCGCTGCCGTGTCGAATCTGCGCGTTGCGGCCCGGCTCCGCCCGGAGCACAGCGGCGCGCGCTACTGGCTTTGGCTGAGCTTGGCCGAACGGGGCGAAGCGGCGGACTGGGAGGTCGCCCTGGGCCGGAAAATAGTTGTCTCGGGGGACACTACCCCGGTCACCTATTACCGGGGGCGGGCCGCCGCCCTCTATCGTGCGAAGCGGTATGAGGCCGCGCTAGAGACGATCCAGCGGGCGGTGGGCGTGAATCCGAACTGGCGCGACCCGCGCTGGAAAATCGTCCTGGATGAAATGGCCCGGTACAAAAGGGCAATCGAAAGGGCCGGAAATTTGACCGGAAAATGAGGCGGTGATAGTTTCCCTTGGCGGGTCCGGCTGCCTTTTGTTGATTTTCATCCCGAGGGTTTGAAAACGGAAATGATCTCTCGAAGCCATCTCATTATGTACGTCCTGTTGGCAGCCCTCCTGGCCGGCTGTACAGAATCCCCCATCGAGCGCGCCGTGAAGGGAAAGCTGCTTCCGAGCGAGGCAAACATCGCGGTGAACGATTACTGCAAGAGCTGCCACGTGCATGCGTCGCTTGATCCGAAAAAACATGTGGAACAAGTCCAGCCGAAGTTTCCGAAAAATCACGAGTTGCGCTCCGCGACGAACTGCCTCCAGTGTCACAGCATCCGCCTGGCCAATATTTTCCGGAAAGAAGATCGCTCCACCACCCGGCCGCACGGAAAGGTGATTGACCTGGCCGAGGTGCCCCGTCCCTCCGATCAGCCCGCTCCCAGACCGAAGGCCGCCGCGCCAGAAGCGGAGAATCCGAAGAAAAAAAACAGGAAGTGGTATTTCTTCTATCTTTTCTGAGTCGGGTCCAGCCAATCCCGCAGTCCGTCTCCCAGTAGATTGAGCCCCATCACCGTCAGCGCGATCGCAATGCCGGGGAAGAGAGTGAGATGCGGCGCGATGAGCAGGAAGTCTCTGCCCTCGGCCAACATCGCCCCCCAGCTCGGCGTGGGGGGCTGCACACCCAATCCGAGAAACGAAAGCCCCGCCTCGGCGATGATGGCGCCCGCCATCCCGAAGCTCGCTTCGACGATGAGGGGGGAGAGCAGGTTCACCAGCATGTGCCGGTAGAAGATGCGGAGGGCGCTCCCGCCCGCCGCCCGCGCCGCCGTGACGTATTCCTGCTCGCGCAGAGAGAGAACCTGCGCGCGCACCAGGCGCGCGTAACCGACCGATCCGAAAGCGACCAGCGACAAGGCGACATTCATCAGGCGGGGCTCGAGGACCGACATGATGGCGATGGCGAGGAGAATGCCGGGAAAGGCGAGAAAGATGTCGGATATCCGCATGATCAGCTCATCCCAGAGCCCGCCGGCCCAGCCGGCGATGGCCCCGGCGATCAGGCCGATCAGAACGGAAAACGAAACGGCCGAGACGCCGACGAGAAGTGAGACGCGTGCGCCGTAAAAAATGCGGCTCGCGATGTCGCGGCCGAGTTTGTCCTGTCCCATCGGATGGAGCCAGCTCGGCGCGGAAAGCCCCCCTGGGAGATACTGGAGGCCGGGGTCGAACGCGGAGAGAAGCGGTGCGAGGGCGGCTGTGAGGATGAGGGCGCACAAAATGCCCGCTCCCAGGTAGATGGCGGCGCCCCGGCGCATCTCAGCCGAGCCTCACGCGGGGGTCGAGCCAGGCGTAGGCCAGATCGGCCAGGAAGTTGGCGGCGACATAGGCGCCGGCGATCAGGAGGACGCAGCCCTGCACGAGGGGATAGTCCCGCGCCGCAATGGCCTGGATGGTGAGGCGGCCGATGCCGGGCCAGGCGAAGACGGTCTCGGTGATGATGGCGCCCGAGAGGAGCGCGCCCAGTTGCAGGCTCAAGATGGTGATGAGGGGGAGGCAGGCGTTCCGAAGGGCGTGCACCCAGATGACTTTGCGCTCGGAGAGCCCTTTTGCCCGGGCGGTGGAGAGATAGTCCTGCGGAAGCACTTCGAGCAGGCTCGCCCGGGTCATGCGCATCAAGATGGCGGAGAGCGCCGCCCCCAGCGTCACGGCGGGCAGCACGAGGCTCAGGAAGCCCGAGCGCCCCGAGACAGGGAACCATCCGAGATGGATCGAGAAGAAAATGATGAGGAGCGGACCGATCCAGAAGACCGGCAGGCTCGCGCCGAGGATGGCGAGCCCCCCCGCGGCGAGGTCCGCGAGCGAGCCCGCGCGCCGGGCGGCGAGGATTCCCAGCGGAAGGGCCAGGGCCAGCGCCACGGCGATGGCCGCCCCCGCCAGCTCGAGCGTGGCCGGAACCCGCTCGGCTATGACCGAGAGGACCGGTCTTTTCTGGTGGAGCGAGTTGCCCAGGTCCCCGCGGAGGATTCCGCCCAGAAACTCGCCGTACTGGACAATGAGCGGGCGGTCGAGACCGAGCGAGCGGCGGAGTGCCTCGCGCTCGACGGGGCGCGCGGTCTCACCGAGCATCAGGTCCACCGGGTCCCCGGGAATGATGTGGGTGACGGCGAAGACAAGGGTCGAGACCCCCCACAGGACGGGGATGAGAAGCGCGATGCGCCGGAGGATGTAGCGCCGCATTTTAGCGCCCTCCCTTTCCGGCATTTTCGATGCGGGCGCCCGCGAGGGAGATCAGGTCCTCGTCGGGGTAGACGCGGTAGCCGCGGATGCGGCGGCGATAGGCGGCCACGTTCACGGTGTGCCAGAGGTGGATG comes from bacterium and encodes:
- a CDS encoding cytochrome bc complex cytochrome b subunit is translated as MSEKLAGWINERIPFEWGILRKSLDEPIPRHMHKWWFCLGGTPLYLFVIQILSGIALAIYYVPEPGAAFESVRYITREAPFGWWVRGVHRWSAELMVVSVILHMIRVFFTGAYRRPRELNWFIGMGLLVAVLTFGFSGYSLVYNQLSYWATVVGANITSAVPLVGEFAGGFLRGGPEITANTLTRMYILHIVVLPVATIALIAFHLFLLRLHGVSEQEEGAKEGAGEESGRFFPFYPDHLMTELTVGLFLIFLISQLAIIFPVGLGEPANPAVTPAHIKPEWYFYPVFRYLKFFSFKVGIVSVVFFAAGMFAWPWIDAAIERRLPGRNVSFYFGIAAAVTMIMLILMEGLSGRVAFFTLFFAIAVAVVIALFILKGLLKQ
- a CDS encoding multiheme c-type cytochrome, giving the protein MNLRAKQVAVAVISLFFLGSLITVGYIESERLLPEKKAKPAVTKKNLSCMNCHAEKSPAVVAQWKDSRHAALGVGCMDCHEAKKGDPDAWEHEEALMAIIPTPKDCARCHEQQAEEFAASAHAKATENVAPLGSFRGAAAGEGSEAIGGCQKCHGNTVKVLKGGTLDPATWPNAGVGRTNPDGSKGSCNVCHARHQFAPAQARQPEACAKCHIGPEHPQIESYGESKHGLLVRSRIDEMNLASTEWIAGKNYSAAPTCATCHMSATKSLPVTHDVGERVARALGPIVSKKRENGERKRKNMMSACNACHGPEYTKAYFAQSDKILDRYNEKFAGPAEKIMEALRREGKLTPVLFDEKIEWVFFELWHHEGRRARKIAHLFKYKFLPEAERLSPGIAGRFVKGP
- a CDS encoding diguanylate cyclase — protein: MLIVEDNSQLREMFCEVFEGHSCRPLPAKNFNEAKELLGSQRVDLAVIDYWLPDGNGVDLVRHIKKAQPNAQILFVTATSSDKLELDGLRNEVFAFLPKPADVKILWSNARRALSLGHLSQENKALQGDVQQYYRELDFGRRELDAVKQIAALTSDTEDFRLHVPEALAILQGAVGEGAALTFHAAFRSENSLVLSQCCGISAEEEEALSALDFDGGLVGKAGSSRKMVAAEDFGGLPLGLRPHSDEPVAPASFKKAVIYPVGLRNRILGVLLMLFRDEGTFLEEELALYGSLGRLFSISMENSFLNERAMIDGLTTLYNRGYFDERFAEELSRAQRHGHEVTLCLADLDNFKAINDTYGHLVGDRVLHEVARCFKVQLRTSDFAARYGGEEFVLILAETSLEGGALAAEKIRKAITDMVFEVSPDPDEDLLQITCSFGISAYPVHGGTQENVIHQADRALYRAKAEGGNKVVSA
- a CDS encoding cobalamin B12-binding domain-containing protein; the protein is MQERKIRILVAKPGLDGHDRGAKVVARALRDGGMEVIYTGLRQTPAQIVSAALQEDVDAIGLSVLSGAHRHLFVQVRELLRKEGMDDVILFGGGIIPNEDIGDLKKEGVDAIFTPGTSLETIVAYVREAVGKKWASENA
- a CDS encoding tetratricopeptide repeat protein, with protein sequence MICDKAGRGGALLLFVLLAAGCSVSEKAEKPASPEAPSKPAPESPSQALSLYNRAIEEVRAGRLGAAVPLLQGTLRAQPDLYLAHLALGDIYRKQGKRKEARLAYRRVLALKPDHPESHVALGQLAETARSQELALHHYEKAVRARPEFFLARFRLGVLRFHRKQYAAAVSNLRVAARLRPEHSGARYWLWLSLAERGEAADWEVALGRKIVVSGDTTPVTYYRGRAAALYRAKRYEAALETIQRAVGVNPNWRDPRWKIVLDEMARYKRAIERAGNLTGK
- a CDS encoding ABC transporter permease, which translates into the protein MRRGAAIYLGAGILCALILTAALAPLLSAFDPGLQYLPGGLSAPSWLHPMGQDKLGRDIASRIFYGARVSLLVGVSAVSFSVLIGLIAGAIAGWAGGLWDELIMRISDIFLAFPGILLAIAIMSVLEPRLMNVALSLVAFGSVGYARLVRAQVLSLREQEYVTAARAAGGSALRIFYRHMLVNLLSPLIVEASFGMAGAIIAEAGLSFLGLGVQPPTPSWGAMLAEGRDFLLIAPHLTLFPGIAIALTVMGLNLLGDGLRDWLDPTQKR
- a CDS encoding ABC transporter permease; protein product: MRRYILRRIALLIPVLWGVSTLVFAVTHIIPGDPVDLMLGETARPVEREALRRSLGLDRPLIVQYGEFLGGILRGDLGNSLHQKRPVLSVIAERVPATLELAGAAIAVALALALPLGILAARRAGSLADLAAGGLAILGASLPVFWIGPLLIIFFSIHLGWFPVSGRSGFLSLVLPAVTLGAALSAILMRMTRASLLEVLPQDYLSTARAKGLSERKVIWVHALRNACLPLITILSLQLGALLSGAIITETVFAWPGIGRLTIQAIAARDYPLVQGCVLLIAGAYVAANFLADLAYAWLDPRVRLG